TCTCCTTGTCGATTAAATCAGTGTGGACATGGAATATCAGCTCAGTTGTCCATATTCTAGTGCAATCTAACTTTTCAAAAccagtaatatttttttatttattgtcttCGGTTAATTCTTCAACATTTATCCCAATATTTTTATGGTAGTCTCATACCTTCCAATAGACCAGGAACTAACAATCATGCAGTGACCAAATATGACAACCACTTGCTGCTCTGGTTGTTTTCATTTACTACTCACTGTTTCTTTTTAAAATGGCATTGTGCTGTTATATTATATAGAGGTTTCCTTGGCAGATATTTCTATGAAATAGCTATGAACGTTAACTAATATTTTCTGGTAGACTTGGTACTTCTTTACTTTGATTAGTATCTGTGGATTAACACATTCATTGCTATTTGATGACAATGGTGTAGCTAGTGTTATTTGCATGATTCCAGTTGTTATtattcatatgtatatatgatcaCTATCCGTAACTATTAATTATTCATCTCTGCTTGTGTTGTAGGAGATGACCCTTGAGGAGTATGAGAAGGTACTGGAAGAGAAGAGGAAGGCTTTGGTGGCTCTAAAGCAAGAGGAAAGAAAGGTTAATTTGGACAAAGAACTTGAATCCATGCAACTTCTCTCAAACAAAAAGAATGATGATGAGATCTTCGTCAAATTGGTGAGTTTTTAGTGCTTGCTGCTATTATATTTTGATTGCTGTATTGGGAACTTGATTGTGTCGTATGCTGGTATATTTATCATGCTTGGAATTTTATGTCTGGGCAGGGTGCTgagaaagataagaaaaaggagGCAgtggaaaaatccaaaaaggTACTTTAGCTTCTCTTTTTAAGTGGCTATATTGGTATTGTAGAATCATTTTTTACGTGTTCCTTTGGAATCTATTCCATTTCATAAACTCTTTGTTTGTCAATAGTTATGTGTCTAGCAGGGTCTTTGCTTAAGCGGAGAGCAATCCATCCTGCCGCCCTTCAAGCGCAAGCCCCTCCCACTAGAGAAATAATGTGTTTTATTTTGGACCTTCAGACTTCCGGAAAATAAGTAGATGCTATTTTTAGACCGGAAGGTCAACCTCCACCCAATACTTCAACAGCTGCAAAGAAATCTCTCTTCCCTTGATTgtattttcaatgaaaaatggAATAGGGAAGTAATATTATGTATACAGTTGTATAGGTGTCATTTTAATTTTCCCCAATATTGCGTGTACATTCATGCGGTGTCAGTATTATAGTTTGTGGTTTcaccacaatatcattttaattttaaaatcattgCATGCTGTTTTTCTTTTCACAAGGGTGAAAGTTTACACGTAAGTAGCGGACCAGATCTATAATATTCCAAAGACAAGACATTGATCCACAAATGGTTCGAGTTCAATAGATTTTATTACTGTTTCTGTTGTGAGGCTTGATACTTTCAATTTCTTGCAGACTAAAAGCATAAACGAGTTTCTGAAGCCTGCTGAGGGAGACAGTTACTACCGCTCTGGTGGCCGTGGTAGGGGTCGTGGCCGTGGAAGAGGTAATGGTGGTGGATATGGTGGAATCAACAGTGTTTCAGCCCCATCTATTGAAGATGTTGGTCAATTCCCCTCCTTGGCTGCCAAGTAAGGGAGCAAGTTTTGTCGTCTGATTGTCTTCCTTTTTACGTCATTTATGATATTCTGGCATTGATTATAACAGAATATTTCCCAGAACCTTTGGGCATTTCTGTattagattttgttttggaaactTTATAATTGTTCTTTAGAGTCTAAATTTAGATGTCTTCTGAAGGTGGGTATGCCCTGGGTTTTTGTAGACTATTTTTTATACATTTATGAAAACCCTTTTCCTTCATATTTAGGTGTTAGGCtcttatcttttattttcttgtttactTATCAAATTAGTTTTGGGTGTAGTTTATTAGAAGACAATTATGTTTCTTTTTCAAGCAGGACGTCTAATGTCCCtcgaaaacagtctctctacttccacaaggtaggggtaagctCCGACTGCATGTAATGGGTTAAAGACAATAATTGGGTGAAGATTCATCCCAATCCAAATTAGTTTGGGTCAAAATGGGTTAGGTAATGGGTTATATAATGGGTCAAGATTAAATCCAATTCAATTTTTACTaagcttaattattttatttgttctttcaaaccattttagtacataataaaattattttttctttattatgactgtatataacatatcaaattgaaaaaaaaattaaaattatttttaaaagatttttcatTAGCTAATTCGGGTTACATATCAACTCAATTTTTTATGGGTTGAAATGGATTGGATTAAAATGGGTTGAGCTAATGAATGAACGGGTTAATACTCAATTCAAATTTAAACGGGTTGGGTTGATTTTGTCACCCCTAGTTCTGTGTATACTCTACTTTTCTCTTACCTCAATTGTTGGATTTATTGGGTATGTTGACGTCTAACTCAATGTATGTTAGAAATTGTTGCgaatctcaaaatatttatcattaaaGTGAGATCGATCACCGATCCAAATAGACTAAAATTGATAATGAAGATTCATATAATCGATCCTTGGTAAAAGTTGAATGCCAGTTTCTACATATGTAACATTTTTTGTTATTATCGTTGAACATGgtataatatcatcattttaTGAACTTAATAGGAAATGGCATAATGTTACAAGAATGGTTCATGCACGAATACTTTTTTTGATAACAAACTCAATATTCCTACGAGAGAAAGAACTagtcaaatataaaaaaattgtgattttcttttagaaaaaggaaaattcaaTTACGATGACAAACAACTCATTACCTTGCCTCCTATCAAGTTTAAAGATTGCTTTCCAAATGAGGAAGTAGCTGTTACAAAAGAGGGTTTTGTCTTACTGTTCTTCACACGATAGTCCATCTATTTCATTTTTACCGACATAGGTCCATCCAGTCGAGATTAGCCACTAGGTGAAGTACCAAGGAGAGGATTGGCTTCAGCCATAAAGGCCTTGATTTGGCTTGTTTAATTGATTCGTACGTAATCCGAAAGCTTCAACATAGTTCGATTAATCAACTAAGTTTGCGCTCCAATTCTTGAACTAAATGATCCTATTATTAAGACTCAAGATGCAAACTTATTACAATCTTCTACCTAGCTATAAAGCTTTTCATTCAAATTCGTCAACTCCTCCTTTTTAAAGTTACAAAAATATTTGTCCGACGGTAAATCATCTTATTAAAGgttaaataagaattttaagggacaaaatatatttattttttaaaattataagaatttaatgatttttattttttttgacaaactAAAGCCCAAGAAACTTGAACAAACCACAGTACGGGCCCATATCCAAAACACAAAACTGAACCTTTCCCCACCCCCCAAACACCATATCTAGGGTTTTAAAGCTTGGGTTCACTTCAGTCCTTCAATTATCAGCCGCTTTGGCTAGGTTTTCACAAAACCCACTAATTTGTTTCTCTTCAAAATACCCAGAAAAATTCATCTTTCACATGGATTTTAATCTATAGggttttcttgatttcttgaaaaaaatCGGTTCTTTGTATCACTCTCTCTATATCTGTTAAGGAACTCCAAAAAGAGTGATAATAAATGGCTACCGTGAACCCATTTGACCTTTTGGATGATGATGCTGAGGACCCAAGTTTGCTAATTGCTGCTCAGCAGCTAAAGCCGGCGTCTGCACCAGCCAAGAAGGGTCCAGTTCAGGCTCAAGCTAAGCCTGCTGCTAAGTTGCCCTCCAAGCCGGTTCCTCCTTCTCAGGCTGGTAAATATTCCATTTTTCAACATTTTTGTACCTTGGATTGGTGtatattcattcattcatattattaaaGCCATCATGAATTGAGCTTAAGTAATGTAGATTGGATTGAAATATAGCAGTTCTTAtttgtattgatgttgttgtaGTAGTAATCCTCCATGAGTTAGTGGTGCGTACACTGTACCCTCCCAGATCCTACTTTGTGTGATTTCACtatttatgttgttgttgttgttttgtagTAGTAATTATAATAGTACATTTTAATGTTTTTGGTTTATGTATATTCATTCAtaacttaattatatttttgggATTATATTGAAACTGGAACGAATGGATGTGAGCTAGTGTAGATGGTTGATATAGCTGACCCAATTAGTTTGGATTGAGATGTAGCTGTTTTTAGTTTTATTGCCTTTGTAGTAGTAGTGATGGTAATGTATCATTTCTAAtcattttaaaacatttttatgttttgattttaTACTTTTTGGTGTTTTGGGTCTATATTTCGTGTTTAACTGCCACAAATGGAGTTGAGCGAGTCATATGGATGACCCAATTAGTTTGGGTTGATATGTAAAAGTTCtgtttttttattgttgttatttgtgtAATAGTAGAAGTAATGGTAATATACCATGTCTAATTATTTTTAgacatttttttgttttgagttAATGTATATTTGTTCATACTTTTTTGTATTTCTTGGTGCTTTGTGTAAGGTATTGGGTACTATATGAGGAAAAAAACCCAAGTGTGTAGAAAATTGAGGTGCTAATATAATATACTTTACTTTTTTTGTGATATTGGTTTCATATTAGACAGTTCATATAGGTGTCCCAATTAGATTGGATTGAGATGTAAaagatattatttttgttgttgttgtagtaatGAATGAATATAACAACTATATGAACATACTTTTGTTTTGTACTTTTTGGGTTCATATTTTGTATGGAACCAGCACGAATGGGGAGCCGATCAAATGTAGAAGGTTCATATAGCTGACCCGGTTGGTTTGGATTGAGATGTAGTTCTTATGTTTCTTCTTGTTGTAATAGTGAATGAATATGGCATTTTGTAACAAGTTTTTTCGGTAAGGTGTTGGGTATTTTTGATGAAGTAGGATGTTATTTTTGAAGTAGGGTGTTGGGTATTATATGATTGGTGAGGAAAAAGATCGAGAGTgtagaaaaattaattttttccctTAAATGAGAATACGTGCTATTTGTAAGGTGATGCTTGTCTTCATATTCTCTTTCGTTGTCTATTCTCTTGCTGCATGAAGTATTTATCTTGGAAATATTGCCTTTCTCTTTCCAATGTGACACTGTTAGTCTGTAggaatatatgaaattatgtgtCAATCCAGGATTAGTCGGCAGTCTGAATCAAACTTTTAGGCTATACAAATATGTGGAATTAATGATAGGTTTCTTAATGTTTAAACAATTATTTTCTGTCTGCTATCTAGTAAATATGATCCCGAGAAATGGATGGGTAGATAATTTCCTCTGTGATTCTGGGATTAAAGTATAATTCACTTATATGAACCAGAGGGAGTATAATTTTTCCCATTCTTATTTGTGTATTCATTTTTGAGCAGTGAGGGAAGCCAGGAGTGATGGCCAGCGAGGAGGTCGCGGGGGCCCACGTGGAGGAGCCCGTGGTCGTGGCCGTGGACGCGGGTTTAACCAAGAATTTGCTGCTGATGAGGATGCTTTTGGCAGCAATAATGGATTCTCTGGACGGTACAGTGCTCCAGAAGATGGAGAATCAGGAAAGCTCTATGAAAGGAGAGGTGGATACGGTGGATCTCGTGGGGGGTTCCGTGGAGGTCGTCGTGGTGGTTTCAATAACGGGGATGCTACAGAAGGAGAAGGGGAACACCCAAGGAGAGTGTTTGATCGACGAAGTGGAACTGGCCGTGGGTAAAGTGATTCTGCTATTTTTGAAATTCACACTAGTGCATTTCACTATTCCCTTGTTGCATTTCTAAGTCGTGCTTCGTGTGGTTTGTCTTTGTTTCTTGTGCATATGTGTGTATCTTTATTGATCTGTTCTATTGTATAGGAATGAGTTTATTAAACGGGAGGGATCTGGTCGTGGGAATTGGGGAACCACTGCAAATGATATTGCACCGTGAGACTGTCATCTCAATTTTGTGTTTCCCTATTGCTCTCGGCTTTATGTGTTAAATTTTTCTTATAGTTTAATGTTGGTTTTTTGATCCAAATTCAGGGAGACTGAACAACCTGTTAATGATGGTGAGAAGATTGTCGAGGCTGAGAAACAAGCTGGACAGGAAGATGCTGGAGACACCAATAAGGATTCAACTGCTGCTGAGCCAGAAGAGAAGGAACCTGAGGAGAAGGTAACTGTCATTTTCTGGTGAAGACCATTATTTGTTTTGCTTGCTTACATATCCGAATTCTACTGTTGCAGATTAATATCCGTGTCACGACACTATCATCTTCTTGGGTATTTTTTTTGGTGGGGTGGGGGGTGAATGTGACGTAAATTCAAAATTGAATTCCTGGATTGTCTCCTTGTCGATTAGTCAGTGTGGACAAGGAATATCAGCTCTGTTGTCCATATTCTAGTGCAATCTAACTTTTcaaaaacaataatttttttaatttattgtcGATTAAATCTTCAACATTTATCCCAGTAGTTTTTTATGGTAGTCTCATACCTTCCGATATGCCAGGAACTAACAATCATGCATTGACCAAAATATTACCACCACCTGCTGCTCTGGTTGTTTTCATTTACTACTCACTGTTTCTTTTTAAAATGGTGTTATTTTCTTATACAGGTTTCCTTGGCAGATATTTCTATGAAATAGCTATGAACGTTAACTAATATTTTCTGGTAGACTTGGTACTTCTTTACTTTGATTAGTATCTGTGGATTAACACATTCATTGCTATTTGATGACAATGGTGTAGCTAGTGTTATTTGCATGATTCCAGTTGTTATTattcatatgtatataatgatcaCTATCCGTAACTATTAATTATTCATCTCTGCTTGTGTTGTAGGAAATGACCCTTGAGGAGTATGAGAAGGTAAtggaagagaagaggaaagCTTTGGTGGCTCTAAAGCAAGAGGAAAGAAAGGTTAATTTGGACAAAGAACTTGAATCCATGCAACTTCTCTCAAACAAAAAGAATGATGATGAGATCTTCGTCAAATTGGTGAGTTTTTAGTGCTTGCTGCTATTATATTTTGATTGCTGTATTGGGAACTTGATTGTGTCGTATGCTGGGTATATTCATCGTGCTTGAATTTTTTTGTCTGGGGCAGGGTGTGgagaaagataagaaaaaggagGCAGTGGAAAAAACCAAAAAGGTACTTTAGCTTCTTTTTTTAAGTGGCTATATTGGTATGATAACTTCATTTCTTTATGCGTTCCTTGGGAATCCATTCCTTTTCATAAACTCTTTATTTTCCAAAAGTTATGTGCCTAGCACAGGGTCTTTGCTTAAGCGGAGAGCAATCCATCCTGCAGCCCCACAAGCGCAAGCCCCTCCCAATAGAGAAATAATGTGTTTTATTTTGGACCTTCAGAATTCTGGAAAATAAGTAGACGCTATTTTTAGACCGGAAGGTCAACCTCCACGCATACTTCATCAGCTGCAATGAAACCTTTCTCTTGCCTTGATTgtattttcaatgaaaaatagAATAGGGAAGTAATATCATGTATGCAGTTGTGTAGGTGTCATTATTATAATTTTCTCCAATATTGCATATAAGTTCATGCGGTGTCAGTATTATAGTTTGTGGTTTCACCTCAatatcattttaattttaaaatcattgCATTCTGTTTTTCTTTTCACGAGAAAGGTGAAAGTTTACACTTAAGGTGGAGACCGGATCTAGTATAATATTCCAAAGATAAGACATTGATCTACAAGTGGTTCGAGTTCAATAGATTTAATTACTATTTCTGTTGCGAGGCTTGATACATTCAATTTCTTGCAGACTAAAAGCATAAACGAGTTTCTGAAGCCTGCTGAGGGAGAAAGTTACTACCGCTCTGGTGGCCGTGGTAGGGGCCGTGGCCGCGGAAGAGGTAATGGTGGTGGATATGGTGGAAACAACAGCGTTTCAGCCCCATCCATCGAAGATGTTGGCCAATTTCCCTCCTTGGCTGCCAAGTAAGGGAGCAAGTCTTGTATGGATTAGGTAAAAGAGGAGCAACTCTGGTCATCTGAGCCTTCTTCCTTTTTCCGTCATTTATGATATTTGGGCTTTGATGGTAACAGCATATTTCCCGGAACCTTTGGGCTCTCCTGTGTTAGATTTTGTTTTGAAGACTTTATAATTGTTCTTTAGAGTGTAAAATTTAGATGTTTACTTATCAAATCAGTTTTGATTGGAGTTATTTGAAGACGATTATGTTTCTTTTTCAATTATGATGTCTAACTCATTGTCCCTTGGAAAAAGTCTcgctacctccacgaggtaggggtaaggtctgtgtacccCTTTTCAGACATCACTTGTGGGATTCAATGGGTGTGTTCTTGTACGTTAGTAACTGTTGAgaatatgaaaatattgaacATCGAAATGAAACCCATCCTAATGGAGTAATATTGATAATGAGAACTAGAAGGAAATGATGAAATGTTAAAAGAATGGTTCATGCACAAAGACTTGTATTTTCTGGTAACAAATTCAATATTCTACAAGGAAAAATATTTGGTACTTTTGTTGGGTATTTTTGAAAGTATATCCTGCAAATGTGCATAATTCGAGTGAGATTCAATGTAGATCTAATTGTTGATTCAATTGCTAGGTCCAGGGAGTTTGCGGAGACCATTACAACTTCTTTCTTCCTGATAATCCTACATCCCATGTTAATGTATGGATAACTATTTCTCGAGCAATTACTTAAATTTGGCCTCAATGAGAAATATGGTATCCCCTTTTTCATTCCGATGATGGAGGGATTTAGAGAGACCACCACAACTTCTCTCTTCTTGAGAATACTACACTCTCTATTAGTGTATGAATAGCTATCTCTCGAGCTAAAAGTACAACCTTCATTAATTTTCCAAAGATTTGTAGAGACCACCACAACTTCTTCTTGAGAATCCTATACTTCATATTAGTGCATGAATAGCTATCTCTTGAACGCAAAGTCCAACTTTAACCTTATTTTTTcacattttatcatatatcttCATAGACAAAAAACtaccatataattttatttattttggggtGATAGAGGGATTGTACCATTTTCACTAattgaaattcaatttttttacaaCTAAAGTCAATCtaagatgaaatttcaaagaaatgAACAAAGGCAAGCATTAGGTTAACCAATACTCCtagtttttttttacaaatgtTTTGTGTATAGACTATAGTTTTCAAGAATTGTGTCAAACCAAAATCTAGATTTACTTGTGGCTAATGC
The genomic region above belongs to Solanum dulcamara chromosome 5, daSolDulc1.2, whole genome shotgun sequence and contains:
- the LOC129888740 gene encoding RGG repeats nuclear RNA binding protein A-like isoform X2; protein product: MATVNPFDLLDDDAEDPSLLIAAQQLKPASAPAKKGPVQAQAKPAAKLPSKPVPPSQAVREARSDGQRGGRGGPRGGARGRGRGRGFNQEFAADEDAFGSNNGFSGRYSAPEDGESGKLYERRGGYGGSRGGFRGGRRGGFNNGDATEGEGEHPRRVFDRRSGTGRGETEQPVNDGEKIVEAEKQAGQEDAGDTNKDSTAAEPEEKEPEEKEMTLEEYEKVMEEKRKALVALKQEERKVNLDKELESMQLLSNKKNDDEIFVKLGVEKDKKKEAVEKTKKTKSINEFLKPAEGESYYRSGGRGRGRGRGRGNGGGYGGNNSVSAPSIEDVGQFPSLAAK
- the LOC129888740 gene encoding RGG repeats nuclear RNA binding protein A-like isoform X1; this translates as MATVNPFDLLDDDAEDPSLLIAAQQLKPASAPAKKGPVQAQAKPAAKLPSKPVPPSQAVREARSDGQRGGRGGPRGGARGRGRGRGFNQEFAADEDAFGSNNGFSGRYSAPEDGESGKLYERRGGYGGSRGGFRGGRRGGFNNGDATEGEGEHPRRVFDRRSGTGRGNEFIKREGSGRGNWGTTANDIAPETEQPVNDGEKIVEAEKQAGQEDAGDTNKDSTAAEPEEKEPEEKEMTLEEYEKVMEEKRKALVALKQEERKVNLDKELESMQLLSNKKNDDEIFVKLGVEKDKKKEAVEKTKKTKSINEFLKPAEGESYYRSGGRGRGRGRGRGNGGGYGGNNSVSAPSIEDVGQFPSLAAK